The following proteins are co-located in the Solanum pennellii chromosome 1, SPENNV200 genome:
- the LOC107012097 gene encoding probable leucine-rich repeat receptor-like protein kinase At1g35710 has product MARHGHLPSVFLLIFSLCLIRSVHVHSKTLKRDVKALNEIKASLGWRVVYAWVGDDPCGDGDLPPWSGVTCSTQGDYRVVTELEVYAVSIVGPFPTAVTNLLDLTRLDLHNNKLTGPLPSQIGRLKRLKILNVRWNKLQDVIPPEIGELKQLTHLYLSFNNFKGEIPKELANLPELRYLHLHENHFIGRIPPELGSLQYLRHLDVGNNRLVGTIRELIRIEGCFPVLRNLYLNNNYLTGGIPAQLANLTNLEILYLSYNKMTGVIPYSIAHIPKLTYLYLDHNQFSGRIPDAFYKHPFLKEMYIDENTFRPGVKPIGLHKVLELSDADFLV; this is encoded by the exons ATGGCTCGCCATGGGCATCTACCTTCAGTATTTCTCCTGATCTTCTCGTTATGCTTGATCCGAAGCGTTCACGTTCACTCTAAAACCCTCAAACGTGACG TGAAAGCTCTGAATGAAATTAAGGCATCTCTTGGATGGAGAGTGGTGTATGCATGGGTTGGAGATGATCCTTGTGGAGATGGTGATTTACCTCCATGGTCTGGTGTTACATGTTCAACGCAGGGTGATTATAGAGTAGTTACTGAATT GGAAGTTTATGCTGTTTCAATTGTTGGCCCATTTCCTACTGCTGTCACTAATTTATTAGATCTTACTAGACT GGATCTGCATAATAACAAGCTGACCGGCCCTCTTCCTTCTCAAATTGGGCGTTTGAAGCGtcttaaaatatt AAACGTAAGGTGGAATAAGCTGCAAGATGTCATTCCACCTGAAATAGGTGAACTAAAGCAGCTAACACATCT CTACCtaagttttaataatttcaaaGGCGAAATACCTAAGGAGCTTGCTAATCTTCCTGAGCTTCGTTATCTCCATCTGCATGAAAATCATTTTATTGGAAGAATTCCACCTGAGCTGGGTTCCTTACAGTATCTTCGACACCT GGATGTTGGTAACAATCGTTTGGTTGGAACTATAAGAGAACTCATACGTATTGAAGGATGTTTTCCAGTTCTCCGCAACCT ATACTTGAACAATAATTATCTTACTGGAGGCATTCCAGCGCAACTTGCTAATCTGACGAACTTGGAGATCTT GTATCTATCCTACAACAAGATGACAGGAGTTATACCATATAGCATTGCTCATATTCCTAAGTTAACTTACTT GTATCTCGATCACAATCAATTTTCTGGGAGGATTCCAGATGCCTTCTACAAACACCCTTTCTTGAAGGAAAT GTACATTGACGAGAACACATTCCGGCCTGGTGTAAAACCAATCGGCCTGCATAAAGTGCTAGAACTTTCAGACGCAGATTTCCTTGTTTAG
- the LOC107009608 gene encoding E3 ubiquitin-protein ligase RNF182-like → MWRSISNAITSFGQKKECGAPSQACREFSDDDDAYSNASSEEEGLECPICWESFNIVENIPYVLWCGHTLCKHCLLGLKSASWKFSTQQVQIPLFISCPWCNMLTFRLALSGNLKSPSKNFFLLWMVESKNGDRGKSSSTICRDHQQELSVRCTSVTGNNTSVMNYRRVRRLGSPGSSTSTYNHTSGTPASQRAHSSLHKSLDLFIRITSKFPLVLVLLLLVMFAIPSCAAVLALYLLITILFGLPSFLVLYFAYPALEWLIKEITT, encoded by the coding sequence ATGTGGAGATCTATTTCAAATGCCATCACAAGCTTTGGCCAGAAGAAGGAATGTGGTGCGCCCAGTCAAGCTTGCCGTGAATTCTCAGATGACGATGATGCCTATTCTAATGCCAGCAGCGAGGAAGAAGGGCTTGAATGCCCAATATGCTGGGAGTCTTTTAACATTGTCGAAAACATCCCCTATGTCTTGTGGTGCGGCCACACACTTTGCAAGCACTGTCTGTTGGGGCTCAAATCAGCTTCTTGGAAGTTCTCCACTCAACAGGTCCAGATTCCATTATTCATTTCCTGCCCATGGTGCAATATGCTGACATTTCGGTTGGCTTTGAGCGGGAATCTCAAATCTCCTAGCAAGAATTTCTTCCTCCTCTGGATGGTGGAAAGCAAAAATGGTGACAGGGGGAAATCTTCATCTACCATATGTAGGGATCATCAACAAGAATTGTCCGTCCGGTGCACTTCAGTTACGGGGAACAACACCTCTGTCATGAATTATAGGAGGGTTCGTCGTCTAGGATCTCCAGGATCGAGCACCAGTACTTATAACCATACTAGTGGTACACCTGCATCCCAGAGGGCCCACTCTTCTCTTCACAAGTCCCTCGATCTCTTTATCCGCATTACATCCAAGTTTCCGTTAGTTCTCGTGCTTCTTCTGCTTGTTATGTTTGCAATACCTTCGTGTGCAGCCGTCCTAGCGCTCTACTTACTGATCACAATTCTCTTTGGACTCCCATCTTTCCTAGTATTGTACTTTGCCTATCCTGCTTTAGAGTGGCTGATCAAAGAGATCACAACTTGA
- the LOC107014565 gene encoding LRR receptor-like serine/threonine-protein kinase FLS2 translates to MASHQFICFLAMISLMIINISANNACHPDDLKGLNDFKAGIHSDTSGRLSKWIGQDCCNWPGISCNSTTNRVVQIYLPGHYVSGGDESPNFVSSTMSGSISPSISLLTSLQVIDLNKLVGLTGQIPESIGVLKDLKELNLQTNQISSTIPESVFTLTSLTTLNLENNHLTGEISENICNLQALQKLFLSNNSFTGKIPLSITKLHSISTIHLEKNQLVGEMQLPLTPSQWPSIKTLALDNNALTGVIPDSIGYLTTLSSLSMSNNQLTGSIPSSLGNIKQLQMLKVNNNNLSVEMLPTTMCGLTELSVLYVSQNKIHGPLPGCLSSFKYLLDVDVPFKRTAILPMGVQKQ, encoded by the coding sequence ATGGCATCtcatcaatttatttgtttCCTAGCAATgatatctcttatgattatcaATATTAGTGCAAACAATGCATGCCACCCTGATGATCTCAAGGGTCTCAATGACTTCAAAGCTGGCATACATTCTGATACTTCAGGCAGACTAAGCAAATGGATTGGCCAAGATTGTTGCAATTGGCCAGGCATTTCTTGCAACTCTACAACTAATAGAGTTGTACAAATCTATTTACCTGGTCACTATGTATCTGGTGGCGATGAATCTCCAAACTTCGTATCAAGTACAATGAGTGGTTCAATCTCCCCTTCAATTTCACTTCTCACTTCACTACAAGTTATTGATCTTAACAAACTAGTCGGACTAACAGGGCAAATTCCTGAGTCCATTGGGGTTCTCAAggatctcaaagaactcaacttaCAAACCAATCAAATCTCTAGTACAATCCCAGAGTCAGTATTCACATTGACGTCTCTAACAACCTTGAACCTTGAAAACAACCACTTAACAGGGGAAATTTCGGAGAATATTTGCAACTTACAAGCACTTCAAAAGCTTTTCTTGTCAAACAATTCATTCACCGGAAAAATTCCACTTTCAATCACAAAACTACATTCCATTTCCACAATccacttagaaaaaaatcaaCTTGTTGGTGAAATGCAATTGCCTTTAACTCCTTCCCAATGGCCTTCAATTAAAACTTTGGCTCTTGACAACAATGCACTTACTGGAGTTATACCTGATTCAATTGGTTATTTGACAACACTTTCATCACTATCTATGTCAAATAATCAACTAACAGGATCTATTCCTTCTAGTTTGGGAAACATAAAGCAATtgcaaatgttgaaggtcaatAACAACAATTTATCTGTTGAGATGTTGCCAACGACGATGTGTGGTCTTACTGAGCTAAGTGTATTGTATGTTTCTCAAAACAAGATTCATGGACCATTACCTGGATGCCTTTCATCATTCAAGTACTTATTAGATGTCGACGTACCATTCAAACGTACAGCCATTCTTCCTATGGGAGTACAAAAACAGTGA